The Longimicrobium sp. genome segment TACCCGCTCGCGAGCTCGACCAGCCGCGCAATCGGACGGGGGTGCTCCAGGTACTCCCAGTCCAGCTTCGCCGGATCGGCGAACAGGAGTGCCTCGAACTCGTGGAGCTGGATGTAAGGGGTGAGCCGCCAGTCTCCGACGTCGGCGGCCATCGCCGATTCGAGCGTGCGAACGCGATCGTACGGATCCGTCAGCCGTGCGGCGCTCTCGTACCCGGGGAAGTCCGCCGGCAGCGCGTACAGGTCGAACATCGTGGTGAACGACGCGCTTCCATCCTCCGCCATCCACCGCTGAAGGTCCCGGCGGGCCTTGCCATAGTCCGGCAACCCGCCACGGTGGACGACGTCGGGGCGCCTGCGGTCGCGGCGCGTCGTCACACAGCGCACCGAGGTCACCACACCGTAATCCGCGAGGTGGGGAGCCAGAACCTCGTTCACGAACGCTTCCTCCGTCTGACCCTCCGCCAGCACGTTTAGACGGCGCATCAGCGGGGCCTTCCACCCAGAACGTTCTTGTCCCACAGCTCCGACAACGTGTACTCCTCCAGCCAGGACGAGAGCTTTTCGGCGTCGAGGCGCCGGAACACGGACTCCGCGCCCTCGCGCTCGGCCACGATCACTTGACCAGGCTCGAAGTGGTCCAGCAGCACGGGCGACTGCGTTGCCACGATAACCTGACTGTGGCTGGACGCCCCCTGAAGCAGCCCCGCAAGGATCGAGATCGCCCGCGGATGCAGACCCAGCTCGGGCTCGTCCAGGATGATCACCGCGGGCAGCTCCTCCCTCGGCTGAAGCAGCAACGCGACAAGCGCCATGGCTCTGAGGGTGCCATCGGAAGCCTGGTGCGGCCCAAAGACCGCGTCATTGCCGAACTCTCGCCATCGCAGGAGGAGCGTGGCATTCTCCGGCTCCAGGACGAAATCGGCGAAGAAGGGGGCAATCTGGCGTAGCGTACCGGTGATGCGCTGGTAATGGGCAGGGTGCTGCTCACGAATACGCAGCAGGAACGGCGCGAGGTTGGCGCCATCCTCCTTAAGATGCTGGCTATCCGTAACACTCCAACGCTGTCTTATGCGAGCCGTCTCGGAGGTATTGTGGAACTGGTAGACGGCGCAATCCCGCAGGAAGCTCCAGAAGGTGCGGATCGTTTTAAGAATATTATTTTCTCGCGCAACCCCCATGAGCCTCGTCTCCTGCTGCCCTGCTCCCAGCTTGACCCACGTCTCGACCTGTTCCGAACGCGTACTCTGAGCGATCCCCAGCTTCTCCTCGGCGAACACCAGTGTGTCCTGTGCGGCGTGGGACAGCCGGAAGGAGTAGCCACTGGCCCCACCGTGGGTCCTGAAGGTAAGTGCCGCCTCGATTTCGGGAGAAATGGCGGGTCCGCTGTGAAGCAGTGTGCTACCTCCACCCGACTTCGCCACGTACAGCTGAAGGCCGCCGGGCGGTGTCATCATCCGGTTCAACATCCGGAAGAACGACACGAAGTTCGACTTGCCGGCCCCATTCGGTCCGATCAGCACGTTGACGGGCCCCAGCTCGAGCTCCTCCAGCCTGCGGATCGTCTTGAAGCCGTTCAGCGTAAGCCGGTGCAGCATCAGGTTAGGTTCTTTCATGCTCGCCGTGCGTGGGCTGACTCGGCTGGGTGCGGAATTCGTTGACGGCGCCAAGATAGCTCGCCACCACCCGCGGGTGCGAGCAACTCGCATCAACCATCTTCACCGACAACCACATCGTCTTCGTAATGCGCCGTCAATCGCCCGGCCGTGGGAAGGATGAGATACTGCCCATCCTCGCCGGTGCGGCGCAGCATCCCCCACGCCTCCATCTCCACGATCAGCTCCGCGGCGAGCGAGCGCACCGGCTGCTCGCGCAACGTCTTTCCCCACTTCGCGCCGAAGCGCGACTGCAGCTCGGCCACGTCCTGCTCGATGCGGCCTACGTCAACCAGGAACGCGTCACCACCGCCTGGCGCAGGCACCAGCCGCTTCTCGGCGAACCGGTCGCGCAGGAGTCCACAGAAGCAAAGGAGTACGTGGGCGATGCCCGCGGCGAGCGGGATGGGCGTCTGGATCGCGTCGGCGGAGCTGGCGGGGCGCAGCACGCGCGCGTACTCCGGCGTGACTTCCAGCTCCCAGTGGGTGAGCTTCTTCAGGTTGCTCCGCACCATCTCGCACTGGGCGGGGACGTCCAGCAGGCGGAAGGCGGCTGGGTCGTCGCGCCGGAAGAGGGCCGGGTTGAGCAGGAGGGTCCGGTACAGGCGGATCTCGTCCGTTCCCTCGGGCACGACGATGGGCGGTGCCGCGCGGCCCTCGGCGAGCGCCTCCAGCTCCGCGGCGGGGATGCCGACGTGGAGCCGCCACCCCGCGTCGCCCCAAGCGTACAGCGCGTCCTCCTTGCCGTTGCGGTCCGCCCACTCGTCCACGCTCCCGTCCTGCAGCCGCAGGACGCCCATCTCCTCCAAGCCGCGGAAGACCCGGCGGGCGGCGAGACGCTGGTCGCGCCGGCTCCAATCCACGGCGGCGACACCCTCTTCCCCGCTGCGCAGGCGGATCTCTTCGGCGATCTGCGAGACCGTGAACTTCCGCCCGCTGGTGTGCTCGCCATACCAGAGCACCCATGCGAGCAGCGCGTAGTCGAGCGAGCCGCGGGCCCACGCCAGCCCGTGCGACGCCTCGGCGCGGGCCGGCGTCTTCACCAGCCGCGCGAACTCGGTGTGCGTCTGCAGCCGCCAGCCGGTGAAGCGGGAGAAGGCGTTCTGGAGAGCGGGTCCATTGCGGCGGATCTTCTCCAGGAGCGGCCGGTCGTCCGCCGCGGCGATGATGGGCCGGTCGATCAGCGCCTCGGCGCACGCCTTGACGTCGTCTTCCAGCGCGTGGGAGGTGATCACCGCGCCACCTCCGTGCGGCGCAGGCGGAAGGCGCGCAGGTACAGGTAGCCGTCCGGCGCCGCCACCTCGGCCACCGCCGCCGGGTCTGCGGGCGGAAGGATCTGCACGCGCGACCCATCCGTCAGCCGCACGTGACGGTCGGGGGAGCGAAGGCAGTCGCGCACCAGCCGCACCACGCGCGAGCGGTCGCCGGGGGAGCGCAGCACCAGCCCCTCCAGCGCCAGCTCGCCCGTGCCGAAGAGGTCGTCCCAGAAGCGGGCCTCCTCCCTTCGCTCCTCCTGCATCCGCGCGCGCAGCTCCGCGCGCTCCAGGCTCGCGTCGCGCAGGGCGGTGACGGCGCGGAAGCTGGGGTTGCCGCGCACGCGGGGGTGCAGCTCCACGTCCCAGGGCGGCTGATGCCAGACGGACGCGCGCTCCAGCAGCTCGGGGGCAGCGCTGGAGCTGTAGTCGCGCGTGTGCCGCGGGGTCCCCCACCCGAAGGCGCGCGACGCCAGGCGATGCGCCTCGTCGTTGCTCGACCGCTGGAACGCCTGGGCCAGCAGCCGCAGGTCACGTCCGCGATTCAGCGCGTTCCGGCGCTCCGTCACCACCCGCTCGATCTGCTCCACCAGCGCACGGACGCGCGCTGTGGTCTTGGCGTGCAGGATCTCCGCGTCGCCGCCGCGCGCCGAGAAGCCGCGGAGGGCGCGGAGCTGACCCTCGAACCCGGCGAGCAGCTCTTCCTCCGTGCGTAAATCGCCCTTGCGCTCGCGTTCGTTCCGGGCGAGAAGCGTCACCAGGCGCGCATCGGTCCCCGCCGCGGCCCAGTCCTCGAAGAGGTCCCGGGTGCGCTCCACGAAGTCCTTGAGCCCGAGCGCGAACTCGTCCAGGTAGTCGCGGAGCATGCGCTTGTACTGGAGGAAGACCACCAGGTCCGCCGCGGACGGCATGCGGTCGTGGTCCAGCTCGCGCAGATAGCGGCCGGCCTGCTCGCGGATCTCCTGGCGCGCGTCCTCCGCCGCGTTCCAGGCGCCCTCCAGCGCGCGCAGCGTGTCGGCGGTGGCGTGTTCGACCGAGACGCCGGCGAGGAGACGGTCCAGCTCCAGCAGCGCCTCGCGCAGGCGGTGCAGCCGGGTGGTGTCCAGCGAACCGCGCGAGCCCTCCTGCCCGCTGAGGCGGATGAGCATCTCCTCGATCATCCGCGCGCTCTCGCTGATCTGGTAGCGCCGCGCGGCGCGCACGAACTCCTCTATGGTGCGCGCCTGGTTCACGTCGTGCTCGGAGACGACGACGCGCCAGCTCTCCAGCTGCCGCAGGTGCGCCTCGCACGCCTCCTCCGTATACGCATCATGATGCGGGTGATGGGCGCGTACGAACGCAGCCACCTCGCTCGGCCAGAGCCACCCCGTCTCGCCCGACTCGTACCGCTGGTGGAAGAAGCGCACGATGGGGCGGTACAACGCGGCGTTCTCGGCGACCAGATAGCTGACTTCCTCCACTTTTCGCATGAGGAGGTCGTCAACAATTAACCGTTCGGTGCGGTGCATGGCGATTGGTCCACAGCGAGTCGCCGAAACAGCCCGGGCAGGAGCGAGCAAGATAGGAAAGGTACGCAGGCAAGCACAACTATTCCGAGTCAGTAAAGCCCCGACCGCAGTCCCAGAAAGGGCTGAGCCGATCGAACCTCTTGCGACACGCATGCGCGCGAAGCAGTTTGACACCGCCACCGAACACACGCCGAATCAGGTGGCGTCCGCAGACCTTGAGCTTCCCCAGATTCCACCGAGGCACCCCATGTCCGACGATTCCGCGCCGTCCACGCAGGTCATCACACCCGAAGCGCTGCTGGAGCACTGGCAGGGCCACCGCCGCCTCACGCGGCGCGTGATCGATGCGTTCCCGGAGGACCAGCTCTCTACCTATTCACTGGCCGGGATGCGCACCTTTGGCGAGATGGCGATGGAGCTGCTCGCCATCGCCGTGCCGATGGTGCGCGGGGTGCTAAGCCAGGAGTGGGACACCTCCTTCGACCGCACGACCGTCGCCAAGGACGAGATCCTCCGCCAGTGGGACGCCGCGACGGAGGAGATGAACACGCTCTGGCCGCAGATCCCGCTCGAGAAGTTCAGGGAGCAGATGACGGCGTTCGGCATGTACCCTGGCCGCGCATCGGACCTCATCCTGTACGCGATCGACAACGAGATCCACCACCGCGGCCAGGGCTACGTTTACCTGCGCTCGCTCGGAATCGAGCCGCCGCCGTTCTGGGAGCGCTGACGAACGCGCGCCGATAAAGATCTAGAAGGGGAACTTCCAACATCCTGCGAAGCTGGTCGCCCAAGGAGGCCCGGCTGGTATGAGTCCGTCGAAGAAGCTTCCCAAGCGCGAGACCGCCATCGCGGCACCGGTCACACTGGGTGAGGAGGTCCGGGAGTTGATCCGGACCGCCCGGCAGCAGGTGGCGCAGGTGGTGAACGCTGGCCTCACGCTCCTTCACTGGCGGATCGGCGACCGTATCTTGCGGGAGATCCTGCGGGGCGAACGCGCCGAGTACGGGGCGGAGGTCCCGCGCTTTCGCGCGATCTCCAGGCGGAATTCGGCCGTGGCTTTGGACCGCGCAACCTGTTCAACATGATCCGCTTCGCGGAGGTGTTCCCAGAACCCGAAACTGTGCAATCACTGATTGCACAGTTGGGGTGGACCCACTTCCTCCACCTCATCGCAATCGAGGACCCACTGAAGCGAGACTTCTACGCCGAGATGTGCCGCGTCGAGCACTGGAGCACGCGCACACTGGCCGCGAAGATCCAATCGATGCTGTACGAGCGCACCGCCCTCTCGCGAAAGCCAGACGCAGTCATAAGGCAGGAGCTGGACCAACTGCGGTCTGAGGGAGCGCTGACGCCCGAGCTCGTCTTCAAGGACCCTTATCTGCTCGATTTCCTCGGACTGGCGGACCACTACAGCGAACGTGACCTCGAGGCGGCCCTCCTGCGAGAGATCGAGCGCTTCCTTCTCGAGCTCGGTTCGGGCTTCGCATTCGTTGAGCGGCAGAAACGCATCACGCTCGACGGGGACGACTACTACATGGATCTCCTCTTCTTCCACCGGAAGCTGAGGCGCCTCATCGTAATCGAACTGAAGCTGGGTGCGTTCAAGCCGGCCGACTCCGGGCAGGTGGAGCTTTATCTTCGCTGGCTTGATCGCCACGAGCGCCAGCCTGGCGAGGATACCCCGCTCGCGATCATCCTGTGCGCGGGAAAGAAGCAGGAGACGGTCGAGTACCTCAATCTCGGCCGCAGCGGAATACACGTTGCCGAGTACATCACGGAGCTGCCGCCGCGCGAGTTGCTGCGCGAGCGGCTTCACCAGGCGGTCGCCGCCGCACGCTCTCGCCTGGAACATCGGAGCGTGAATGGCGATGCGCCTGCATGAGGCTCATCGGCCGTGCCGCGCCGCGCCGTGCACCGGAGGGAGTTCCAGCGTGGCCTTGAAGACCTCCAGCTCGGGATCGAGCGGCTCGGCGTGGCCGGGGCGGTCCAAGAGCCGCGCGAGGTCGGGGGGGACGGAGACGGGCCGGCCGATCAGCGGCTCCACGACGGCCTCGAACTTGGCGGGGTGGGCGGTGGAGACGACGATCCAGTGCGGCGCATCGAGCCGCTCGAGCACGGCGATGGCGACGGCGGTGTGCGGGTCCCAGATCTCGCCCCAGGAGGCGGGGCCGTCGCGGATCACGCGGCGGATCTCGTCGTCGTCCACGAGAAAGGCGCGGAGGGCGGAGCGCGTCCCGGCCTCGCCGCCGAACAGGTGGAGGAGGCGCTCCATGTTGCTGGCGCTCCCCACGTCCATCGCCGTCGCGAGGGTGGCGAGGGTGGGGTGCGGGGTCCAGGGGGCGCCGCCGAAGAAGGCGGTGACGGCGGGGTTGGCGTTGGTGGCGAGCACAACTTCGCGCACGGGCAGGCCGCAGCGGCACGCCCACATCGCGGCGGCCGCGTTCCCCAGGTTGCCGGAGGGGACGACGAAGCCGGGCGCGACGCCGTGCAGCGCGCGGTACTCGAGCGATGCCCACGCGTAGTAGGCCATCTGCGGCAGGAGCCGGCCCACGTTGATGCTGTTGGCGGACGACAGCCTGCGGCGCGCGCGCAGCTCCGGATCGGCCATGGCGCCCTTGACCAGCCGCTGACAGGCGTCGAAGTCGCCGCGCACGGCGAAGGCGCGCACGTTGCCGCCCCACGAGGTGAGCTGCTTCTCCTGGCGGGGCGACACCATCCCCGCGGGGAATAGGACGGCCACCTCCACGCCCGGCCGCCCGTGGAAGGCGGCCGCCACCGCGCCCCCCGTGTCGCCCGAGGTGGCGACGAGGAGGGTGAGCGGGCGCGCGTCTTCGGCGGCGATGCGCGACAGGCACCCGGCCAGGAAGCGCGCGCCCACGTCCTTGAACGCCGCCGTGGGCCCGTGGAAGAGCTCCAGCACGGCCGTGCTCCCGCGCAGCTCCTTGAGCGGCACGGGAAAGTCGAACGCCTCGCGGCAGATTTCGCCCAGCGCCGGGGCGAGCGCGTCGCCCGCGAAGAAGGGCGCCAGGAGCCGCGCGGCGACCTCGGGGAGCGTGTCGGCGCCCGCGAAGTCCGCGTCGCTGAACGACGGGAAGGACTCGGGCACGTAGAGGCCGCCATCGGGAGCCAGTCCGCGCGAGATCGCCTCCGAGAGGGTGGCGGAGTGGGCGGGGTCGCGCGTGCTGTGGTACCTCACGCCCACTCCTCCACCTGGGCGCCGGGTCCGTTCACGGGGCAGGTCCACCCCTCGGCGGGGAGGCCGTGGCGCGCGAAGCCGTCCACCATCGCGGCGCGCACGGCCTCGGCGGCATCGTCGCCGTCGCACCAGGCGACGAGGGCGGGGCCGCCGCCGGAGATGGAGCATCCCAGCGCGCCCGCCGCCATCGCCGCGCCGCGCACGTGGGCGAAGCCAGGGATCAGCGACGCGCGGTGGGGCTCCACCAGCACGTCGCGCATCGAGCGGCCCACGAGCGCGAGGTCGCCGGTGCAGAGGCCGGCCATCACCCCCGCCAGGTTCGCGGTTTGCTCGATGACGGTGTGGAGCGGGTAGCTCGCGGGGAGCACCGCGCGCGCCGTCCGCGTGTCCAGCCGCATGCGCGGAAGGGCCATCGCGCAGCGGAGCGAGGGCGGCACCGGCAGCGCCGCCACATCCGCGGGCTCGGCGGAGCGCACCAGGACGAGGCCGCCGAAGAGCGACGGCGCCACGTTGTCGCCGTGAACCGCACCGCTCGCGACGGCCTCGCCCAGCAGCGCGTAGCGGAAAAGCTCGATGCGCGGGAGCGGCTCGGGGAGGAGCGCGTTGAAGGCGACCACCCCCGCCACCGCCGACGCCGCCGACCCGCCGACGCCGGAGCCCAGCGGGATCCCCTTGTGCACGTGCACCTCCACGCCGAACCCGGGGCGCAGCTCCTCCAGCATGCGCAGCACGCCGACGGTGGCGGTGTTGAGCGCCGGATCGGTGGGGAGCGCGCCCGTGACGCCGGCCACCCGCACGCCGGGCTCGTCGCTGCACACGACGGTCACACGGTCGCCCATCGGCCCCACG includes the following:
- a CDS encoding DUF1016 N-terminal domain-containing protein; amino-acid sequence: MSPSKKLPKRETAIAAPVTLGEEVRELIRTARQQVAQVVNAGLTLLHWRIGDRILREILRGERAEYGAEVPRFRAISRRNSAVALDRATCST
- a CDS encoding homoserine kinase, with protein sequence MTMPTRATAFAPASTSNLAVGFDILGHPVGPMGDRVTVVCSDEPGVRVAGVTGALPTDPALNTATVGVLRMLEELRPGFGVEVHVHKGIPLGSGVGGSAASAVAGVVAFNALLPEPLPRIELFRYALLGEAVASGAVHGDNVAPSLFGGLVLVRSAEPADVAALPVPPSLRCAMALPRMRLDTRTARAVLPASYPLHTVIEQTANLAGVMAGLCTGDLALVGRSMRDVLVEPHRASLIPGFAHVRGAAMAAGALGCSISGGGPALVAWCDGDDAAEAVRAAMVDGFARHGLPAEGWTCPVNGPGAQVEEWA
- a CDS encoding AAA family ATPase, which codes for MKEPNLMLHRLTLNGFKTIRRLEELELGPVNVLIGPNGAGKSNFVSFFRMLNRMMTPPGGLQLYVAKSGGGSTLLHSGPAISPEIEAALTFRTHGGASGYSFRLSHAAQDTLVFAEEKLGIAQSTRSEQVETWVKLGAGQQETRLMGVARENNILKTIRTFWSFLRDCAVYQFHNTSETARIRQRWSVTDSQHLKEDGANLAPFLLRIREQHPAHYQRITGTLRQIAPFFADFVLEPENATLLLRWREFGNDAVFGPHQASDGTLRAMALVALLLQPREELPAVIILDEPELGLHPRAISILAGLLQGASSHSQVIVATQSPVLLDHFEPGQVIVAEREGAESVFRRLDAEKLSSWLEEYTLSELWDKNVLGGRPR
- the thrC gene encoding threonine synthase codes for the protein MRYHSTRDPAHSATLSEAISRGLAPDGGLYVPESFPSFSDADFAGADTLPEVAARLLAPFFAGDALAPALGEICREAFDFPVPLKELRGSTAVLELFHGPTAAFKDVGARFLAGCLSRIAAEDARPLTLLVATSGDTGGAVAAAFHGRPGVEVAVLFPAGMVSPRQEKQLTSWGGNVRAFAVRGDFDACQRLVKGAMADPELRARRRLSSANSINVGRLLPQMAYYAWASLEYRALHGVAPGFVVPSGNLGNAAAAMWACRCGLPVREVVLATNANPAVTAFFGGAPWTPHPTLATLATAMDVGSASNMERLLHLFGGEAGTRSALRAFLVDDDEIRRVIRDGPASWGEIWDPHTAVAIAVLERLDAPHWIVVSTAHPAKFEAVVEPLIGRPVSVPPDLARLLDRPGHAEPLDPELEVFKATLELPPVHGAARHGR
- a CDS encoding DUF4276 family protein, with protein sequence MRRLNVLAEGQTEEAFVNEVLAPHLADYGVVTSVRCVTTRRDRRRPDVVHRGGLPDYGKARRDLQRWMAEDGSASFTTMFDLYALPADFPGYESAARLTDPYDRVRTLESAMAADVGDWRLTPYIQLHEFEALLFADPAKLDWEYLEHPRPIARLVELASGYESPELIDDGPDTAPSKRIIAEIPEYAFQKASVGPQIARQIGIVRLRERCPHFSRWVERLESLGRSGAE
- a CDS encoding DinB family protein, which gives rise to MSDDSAPSTQVITPEALLEHWQGHRRLTRRVIDAFPEDQLSTYSLAGMRTFGEMAMELLAIAVPMVRGVLSQEWDTSFDRTTVAKDEILRQWDAATEEMNTLWPQIPLEKFREQMTAFGMYPGRASDLILYAIDNEIHHRGQGYVYLRSLGIEPPPFWER
- a CDS encoding TIGR02677 family protein, coding for MHRTERLIVDDLLMRKVEEVSYLVAENAALYRPIVRFFHQRYESGETGWLWPSEVAAFVRAHHPHHDAYTEEACEAHLRQLESWRVVVSEHDVNQARTIEEFVRAARRYQISESARMIEEMLIRLSGQEGSRGSLDTTRLHRLREALLELDRLLAGVSVEHATADTLRALEGAWNAAEDARQEIREQAGRYLRELDHDRMPSAADLVVFLQYKRMLRDYLDEFALGLKDFVERTRDLFEDWAAAGTDARLVTLLARNERERKGDLRTEEELLAGFEGQLRALRGFSARGGDAEILHAKTTARVRALVEQIERVVTERRNALNRGRDLRLLAQAFQRSSNDEAHRLASRAFGWGTPRHTRDYSSSAAPELLERASVWHQPPWDVELHPRVRGNPSFRAVTALRDASLERAELRARMQEERREEARFWDDLFGTGELALEGLVLRSPGDRSRVVRLVRDCLRSPDRHVRLTDGSRVQILPPADPAAVAEVAAPDGYLYLRAFRLRRTEVAR
- a CDS encoding TIGR02678 family protein; its protein translation is MITSHALEDDVKACAEALIDRPIIAAADDRPLLEKIRRNGPALQNAFSRFTGWRLQTHTEFARLVKTPARAEASHGLAWARGSLDYALLAWVLWYGEHTSGRKFTVSQIAEEIRLRSGEEGVAAVDWSRRDQRLAARRVFRGLEEMGVLRLQDGSVDEWADRNGKEDALYAWGDAGWRLHVGIPAAELEALAEGRAAPPIVVPEGTDEIRLYRTLLLNPALFRRDDPAAFRLLDVPAQCEMVRSNLKKLTHWELEVTPEYARVLRPASSADAIQTPIPLAAGIAHVLLCFCGLLRDRFAEKRLVPAPGGGDAFLVDVGRIEQDVAELQSRFGAKWGKTLREQPVRSLAAELIVEMEAWGMLRRTGEDGQYLILPTAGRLTAHYEDDVVVGEDG
- a CDS encoding YhcG family protein — protein: MFNMIRFAEVFPEPETVQSLIAQLGWTHFLHLIAIEDPLKRDFYAEMCRVEHWSTRTLAAKIQSMLYERTALSRKPDAVIRQELDQLRSEGALTPELVFKDPYLLDFLGLADHYSERDLEAALLREIERFLLELGSGFAFVERQKRITLDGDDYYMDLLFFHRKLRRLIVIELKLGAFKPADSGQVELYLRWLDRHERQPGEDTPLAIILCAGKKQETVEYLNLGRSGIHVAEYITELPPRELLRERLHQAVAAARSRLEHRSVNGDAPA